From one Rhodamnia argentea isolate NSW1041297 chromosome 1, ASM2092103v1, whole genome shotgun sequence genomic stretch:
- the LOC115753670 gene encoding uncharacterized protein LOC115753670 isoform X6 has product MGETRREMKQSESLQASLPEDIALKIASFLPVGDLCALGSCSRFWREFCGSDVLWESLTRQRWPSLNFSTESSSVDHGDSSSLEGWRDFYVKRHTEMAERAMSVVQHVEQCLFSDSLEIRDYLKAIELLNSMRLGFKDVEMFLFRAEVNVLLNLVGLHYCMHWLEVPVEHVMEALRNSKVSQRQVCVKWWKLGRLFYGFRMRDESHCRSVSLQELALPQENEVLGVLHRGAIHEVLRVQISVFHSTCTSWSFPERASL; this is encoded by the exons ATGGGCGAAACCAGGAGAGAAATGAAGCAGTCGGAAAGCCTCCAAGCCTCTCTCCCAGAAGATATCGCCCTCAAAATCGCGTCTTTCCTCCCG GTGGGTGATTTGTGTGCTCTGGGAAGTTGCAGCCGATTCTGGAGGGAATTTTGCGGGTCGGATGTCTTGTGGGAGTCGCTGACGAGACAGAGATGGCCTTCTTTGAATTTCTCCACTGAATCTTCATCAGTTGATCATGGTGACTCTTCCTCTTTGGAG GGATGGAGGGACTTTTACGTGAAGCGGCACACTGAGATGGCCGAGCGAGCTATGTCGGTTGTTCAGCATGTCGAGCAATGTTTGTTTTCCGATTCTCTCGAGATCAGAGACTACCTAAAAGCAATCGAGCTCTTGAACTCCATGCGACTCGGCTTCAAGGATGTTGAAATGTTTCTGTTCAGAGCAGAAGTGAATGTGCTGCTAAACTTGGTCGGCTTGCATTACTGCATGCACTGGCTAGAAGTGCCG GTTGAGCATGTCATGGAAGCTCTTCGAAATAGCAAGGTCTCACAACGTCAAGTGTGCGTCAAATGGTGGAAGCTCGGCAGATTATTCTATGGCTTCCGAATGCGAGATGAGTCTCATTGTCGTTCGGTTTCCCTGCAAGAACTAGCGTTGCCTCAGGAGAACGAGGTCCTCGGCGTGCTTCATCGAGGTGCCATTCATGAGGTCCTTCGCGTCCAGATATCCGTATTCCATTCTACTTGCACTTCCTGGTCTTTCCCAGAGCGCGCAAGTCTGTGA
- the LOC115753670 gene encoding uncharacterized protein LOC115753670 isoform X11: MGETRREMKQSESLQASLPEDIALKIASFLPVGDLCALGSCSRFWREFCGSDVLWESLTRQRWPSLNFSTESSSVDHGDSSSLEGWRDFYVKRHTEMAERAMSVVQHVEQCLFSDSLEIRDYLKAIELLNSMRLGFKDVEMFLFRAEVNVLLNLVGLHYCMHWLEVPGRGPKIMSKRLRRLVGTYSW, encoded by the exons ATGGGCGAAACCAGGAGAGAAATGAAGCAGTCGGAAAGCCTCCAAGCCTCTCTCCCAGAAGATATCGCCCTCAAAATCGCGTCTTTCCTCCCG GTGGGTGATTTGTGTGCTCTGGGAAGTTGCAGCCGATTCTGGAGGGAATTTTGCGGGTCGGATGTCTTGTGGGAGTCGCTGACGAGACAGAGATGGCCTTCTTTGAATTTCTCCACTGAATCTTCATCAGTTGATCATGGTGACTCTTCCTCTTTGGAG GGATGGAGGGACTTTTACGTGAAGCGGCACACTGAGATGGCCGAGCGAGCTATGTCGGTTGTTCAGCATGTCGAGCAATGTTTGTTTTCCGATTCTCTCGAGATCAGAGACTACCTAAAAGCAATCGAGCTCTTGAACTCCATGCGACTCGGCTTCAAGGATGTTGAAATGTTTCTGTTCAGAGCAGAAGTGAATGTGCTGCTAAACTTGGTCGGCTTGCATTACTGCATGCACTGGCTAGAAGTGCCG GGTAGAGGTCCCAAAATCATGTCGAAGAGACTCCGGAGATTGGTTGGAACTTACTCTTGGTAA
- the LOC115753669 gene encoding divinyl chlorophyllide a 8-vinyl-reductase, chloroplastic: MSLSLSSNAFSIRPTKYEALRRRFSSQFISPIQVSSSTRAFSVSHVYSPSIFKFGRERLNPITASAAAAAETSPSSFRNKTPKDINVLVVGSTGYIGKFVVRELVKRGFNAIAVARERSGIRGRNSKDETLNDLKEANVCFSDVTDLETLEKSVEGLGCDIDVVVSCLASRSGGVKDSWKIDYEATRNSLLAGRKFGAVHFVLLSAICVQKPLLEFQRAKLKFEAELVKEAEEDDKFTYSIVRPTAFFKSLGGQVELVKDGKPYVMFGDGKLCACKPISEPDLASFIADCVLSEDKINQILPIGGPGKALTPLEQGEILFRLLGKEPKFLKVPIEIMDFAIGVLDFLVKIFPGLEDAAEFGKIGRYYAAESMLILDPETGEYSSDQTPSYGKDTLEEFFEKVLREGMAGQELGEQTII, from the coding sequence atgtccctTTCGTTGTCATCCAATGCATTCAGTATTCGACCCACAAAGTACGAAGCCTTGAGAAGGCGTTTCTCTTCTCAATTCATCAGCCCAATTCAGGTGAGCTCAAGCACTCGTGCGTTTTCAGTCTCGCATGTGTACTCGCCTTCCATCTTTAAGTTCGGCCGAGAAAGACTCAACCCAATTACTGCTTCGGCAGCAGCAGCGGCTGAAACATCACCCTCCTCTTTCaggaacaaaacccccaaaGATATAAACGTTTTGGTCGTGGGCTCAACTGGGTATATTGGGAAATTCGTAGTGAGAGAGTTGGTGAAGAGAGGGTTCAATGCCATAGCAGTTGCCAGAGAGAGAAGTGGGATCAGGGGTAGGAACAGTAAGGATGAGACATTGAACGATTTGAAAGAGGCTAATGTGTGCTTTTCGGATGTGACGGACTTGGAGACCTTGGAGAAGTCTGTGGAGGGCTTGGGATGTGATATTGATGTCGTGGTATCGTGCCTCGCTAGTCGGTCTGGCGGAGTGAAGGATTCTTGGAAAATTGATTACGAGGCCACGAGAAATAGCCTTCTTGCCGGTCGGAAATTCGGAGCTGTGCATTTCGTGTTGCTTTCTGCTATTTGCGTGCAAAAGCCCCTTCTTGAGTTTCAGCGGGCGAAGCTGAAGTTCGAGGCCGAATTGGTGAAAGAAGCCGAAGAGGACGATAAGTTCACATATAGCATTGTGAGACCAACGGCATTTTTCAAGAGCTTGGGGGGTCAGGTTGAGTTGGTGAAGGATGGAAAGCCTTATGTCATGTTTGGGGACGGGAAGTTGTGTGCTTGTAAGCCAATTAGTGAGCCGGATTTAGCTTCTTTCATTGCAGACTGCGTGTTGAGTGAAGACAAGATAAACCAGATTTTACCGATTGGCGGGCCAGGGAAGGCTTTGACGCCTCTCGAGCAAGGGGAGATTTTGTTTAGACTTTTGGGGAAGGAGCCCAAGTTCTTGAAAGTGCCGATTGAGATTATGGACTTTGCGATCGGTGTCCTGGATTTCTTGGTTAAGATTTTTCCAGGATTGGAAGATGCAGCCGAGTTTGGGAAGATTGGACGGTACTATGCTGCGGAGAGTATGTTGATTCTCGATCCCGAGACAGGGGAGTACAGTTCTGATCAAACGCCTAGCTATGGGAAGGACACATTGGAAGAGTTCTTTGAGAAGGTTCTTCGGGAAGGAATGGCAGGTCAAGAGTTGGGGGAGCAGACAATTATTTGA
- the LOC115753672 gene encoding CASP-like protein 1D1 yields MSTEEKVPDPEGAKPAAEEPPPPSKGPNLFTADVVLRGLLFASTVTAIVVLVTSNQTEETSVPGVPFPVPVEAKFNNSPAFVYFLVALSVACLYSIITALASISVVLKPDFSASFLLFFVLWDVVMLGIMASAIGTAGGVGYIALKGNSHVRWAKICHVYDKFCQHIGASVAVSFLAAFVLILLITLSIVSLHKKIPQ; encoded by the exons ATGTCGACCGAGGAGAAAGTACCCGACCCCGAGGGGGCGAAGCCTGCTGCCGAGGAGCCCCCGCCGCCGTCGAAAGGTCCAAACTTGTTCACGGCGGACGTGGTTCTTCGAGGGTTGCTGTTTGCTTCCACGGTGACGGCAATCGTGGTCTTGGTCACTAGCAACCAAACGGAAGAAACTTCTGTTCCGGGAGTACCGTTCCCGGTGCCTGTCGAGGCTAAGTTCAACAACTCTCCTGCTTTCGT ATACTTTTTAGTGGCCCTCTCAGTGGCTTGCCTCTACAGCATCATCACAGCCCTCGCATCCATCTCGGTCGTCTTGAAGCCAGACTTCTCAGCCagcttcctcctcttctttgtgCTCTGGGATGTG GTGATGCTGGGAATAATGGCCTCAGCAATAGGGACAGCAGGAGGGGTTGGATACATAGCGCTGAAGGGGAACAGCCATGTGCGTTGGGCCAAGATTTGCCACGTCTACGACAAGTTCTGCCAGCACATTGGAGCATCCGTTGCAGTGTCGTTCCTTGCTGCTTTTGTTCTCATCCTCCTCATCACCCTTTCCATCGTCTCTCTGCACAAGAAGATCCCACAATAG